A genome region from Phoenix dactylifera cultivar Barhee BC4 chromosome 18, palm_55x_up_171113_PBpolish2nd_filt_p, whole genome shotgun sequence includes the following:
- the LOC103722739 gene encoding uncharacterized protein LOC103722739, with protein METLHETSSSLLFPPPTQIPIPSYFPYPQDLFTATELAAAEHLVQLSESSSSVVPWKTLSSSSFSSSSSSPRSVNTTRPALAAMVAEADDDDDEGEIGGASRRRRPRYRLIDDLYAATAPIDGGSGGREKKRRNGEQRREKRRNGAGLRM; from the coding sequence ATGGAAACCCTCCACGagacctcctcctctctcttattCCCACCTCCCACCCAAATCCCAATCCCTTCTTATTTTCCTTATCCCCAAGATCTGTTCACGGCCACCGAGCTGGCGGCGGCGGAGCACCTCGTCCAACTCAGCGAGAGCAGCAGCAGCGTCGTCCCATGGAAGACCCTCTCCTCCTCGTCCTTCTCGtcgtcctcttcttctcctcgatCCGTTAACACGACGCGGCCGGCGCTGGCGGCGATGGTGGCGGAggccgacgacgacgacgacgagggCGAGATTGGTGGAGCCTCGCGGCGGAGGAGGCCGCGTTATCGTTTGATCGACGATCTCTATGCGGCCACGGCCCCGATCGACGGCGGCAGCGGCGGCCGTGAGAAGAAGAGGCGGAATGGAGAGCAGCgtcgggagaagaggaggaacgGTGCGGGGTTACGAATGTAG
- the LOC103722730 gene encoding transcription factor ABORTED MICROSPORES isoform X2 yields MKAWPQSTMAEGLRPLVGTNGWDYCILWKLSQDQRFLEWMGCCCSGAEAQNGAALFTSAVSASKLPCRDVMFRHPRTRICDALEELPSSIPLDSSSGLRAQALITNDPIWQTKLPDSTISHETVREKTMALVPVPGGLVELFASKHMAEEQQTVEFVMSQCTGIPYEQAEAMNMVNNSGDPIDPQQDQNSNLATSADGLQPWIPPQSMAVDPPNLPWDPSDQSRLYDSPLNLFSGPKNSDIFFDGSTADSYLSNKPPPAPLGSTIESSVAADMATAFRQSYVTSAHNLHSVTESSVSREVAGHEKESIKMDAARRADSGSEGSDQVDEDEEHRVAGRSGKRHHSKNLVAERKRRKKLNDRLLTLRALVPKITKMDRASILGDAIQYVMELQKQVKDLQDELEETNPEDDDGKQNGSNNNSNSQMEVPNQHGMMNQGLEHDDCPNGSRMIAMNNSNPMEQSQDLGHDDKGNQMEPQVEVRQVEGNEFFLKVLCEYKQGGFARLMEAMSSLGLEVTNANVTQFRTLVLNVFRVERRDNEVVQAEQVRNSLIEVTRDPNAGWPEPGQGKANGGGDYHHHHYHHGNHCHQHHQLNSHHHLHYHHHQP; encoded by the exons ATGAAGGCCTGGCCGCAGAGCACCATGGCAGAGGGGCTGAGGCCCCTTGTGGGAACAAATGGCTGGGACTACTGCATCCTGTGGAAATTGTCTCAGGATCAAAG ATTTTTAGAGTGGATGGGCTGCTGTTGCTCTGGAGCTGAAGCCCAGAATGGAGCAGCACTATTCACTTCTGCTGTGTCTGCTTCAAAGTTGCCATGCAGGGATGTGATGTTTCGACACCCAAGGACAAGGATTTGTGATGCTTTAGAAGAGCTCCCTTCTTCCATTCCCTTGGATTCCTCTTCAGG GTTACGAGCGCAGGCTTTGATAACAAACGATCCCATATGGCAAACTAAACTGCCGGATTCCACGATCTCACAT GAAACGGTTAGAGAAAAAACAATGGCCTTGGTGCCCGTGCCGGGTGGGCTTGTTGAGCTGTTTGCTTCAAAACAC ATGGCCGAGGAGCAACAAACCGTAGAGTTTGTCATGTCTCAGTGCACCGGCATCCCGTATGAACAAGCCGAAGCCATGAACATGGTTAACAACAGTGGAGACCCAATAGACCCGCAACAAGATCAGAACAGCAACCTCGCCACCTCCGCCGATGGCCTCCAGCCATGGATCCCTCCGCAGTCAATGGCCGTCGACCCTCCAAACCTCCCATGGGACCCCTCCGACCAGTCCCGGCTGTACGACTCTCCTCTGAACCTGTTCTCCGGGCCTAAGAACTCCGACATCTTCTTCGATGGGTCGACAGCGGACTCATACCTCTCTAACAAGCCCCCACCTGCACCGCTCGGTTCCACCATCGAAAGCAGCGTGGCCGCGGACATGGCGACCGCATTCCGGCAATCTTATGTGACTAGTGCCCACAATTTGCACTCGGTTACGGAGTCCTCGGTGTCTCGGGAGGTGGCGGGGCATGAGAAGGAGTCCATTAAGATGGATGCTGCTCGGAGAGCCGATTCAGGCTCGGAGGGCAGTGATCAGGTGGATGAAGATGAAGAGCACCGGGTGGCAGGCAGGTCCGGCAAGCGGCACCACTCGAAGAATCTGGTcgcagagaggaagaggaggaagaagctcAATGACCGGCTTTTAACTTTACGAGCATTGGTTCCAAAGATCACCAAG ATGGATAGGGCATCCATTCTCGGCGATGCGATACAATATGTCATGGAGTTACAAAAGCAAGTGAAGGATCTTCAGGATGAGCTCGAGGAAACCAATCCAGAGGATGATGATGGTAAGCAGAAcggaagcaacaacaacagcaaCAGCCAAATGGAGGTTCCAAATCAGCATGGGATGATGAACCAAGGACTGGAGCATGATGATTGCCCGAACGGCTCGAGGATGATCGCCATGAATAACAGTAACCCAATGGAACAAAGTCAGGACCTGGGCCACGACGACAAGGGGAACCAGATGGAG CCACAAGTGGAGGTGAGGCAGGTGGAGGGCAATGAGTTCTTTCTAAAGGTCTTATGCGAGTACAAGCAGGGAGGATTTGCCAGGCTGATGGAGGCCATGAGCTCCTTAGGCCTGGAAGTGACCAACGCCAATGTTACCCAATTCAGAACCCTGGTCTTGAACGTTTTCAGAGTGGAG AGAAGGGATAATGAAGTGGTGCAAGCAGAGCAGGTGAGGAATTCATTGATCGAAGTAACGCGCGATCCAAATGCAGGGTGGCCGGAGCCTGGACAGGGGAAGGCCAACGGTGGTGGCGACTATCACCACCACCACTATCACCACGGCAACCATTGCCACCAGCACCACCAACTCAACTCCCACCACCACCTTCACTACCATCACCATCAGCCATGA
- the LOC103722746 gene encoding trafficking protein particle complex subunit 2-like protein isoform X1 — protein sequence MIVCVAVVGHENNPLYLQSFTEADDALKLHHIVHSSLDVIDERVNNPKKSGSTLNETFLGLLYPTENYKVYGYLTNTKVKLIMVMTDLDVKDADVRSFFRRFHAAYVDAVSNPFHVPGKTTTSKSFGQRVGSMVKSFGPGATA from the exons ATGATCGTCTGCGTCGCCGTCGTCGGCCACGAG AACAATCCGCTGTACCTGCAGAGCTTCACGGAAGCCGACGATGCGCTGAAGCTCCACCACATCGTCCACTCCTCCTTGGACGTCATCGACGAGCGAg TAAATAATCCCAAGAAAAGTGGATCTACTTTAAATGAGACATTTCTTGGTCTTCTGTATCCAACAGAGAATTACAAAGT GTATGGGTATCTGACTAACACAAAGGTCAAATTAATCATGGttatgactgatttagatgtCAAGGATGCAGATGTAAGAAGT TTTTTTAGGAGGTTCCATGCTGCATACGTAGATGCTGTCTCCAACCCCTTCCATGTTCCAGGGAAGACGACTACCTCCAAAAGCTTTGGACAAAGAGTTGGTAGCATGGTCAAGTCCTTTGGACCCGGTGCGACTGCATAA
- the LOC103722746 gene encoding trafficking protein particle complex subunit 2-like protein isoform X2 codes for MIVCVAVVGHENNPLYLQSFTEADDALKLHHIVHSSLDVIDERVNNPKKSGSTLNETFLGLLYPTENYKVYGYLTNTKVKLIMVMTDLDVKDADVRSEVPCCIRRCCLQPLPCSREDDYLQKLWTKSW; via the exons ATGATCGTCTGCGTCGCCGTCGTCGGCCACGAG AACAATCCGCTGTACCTGCAGAGCTTCACGGAAGCCGACGATGCGCTGAAGCTCCACCACATCGTCCACTCCTCCTTGGACGTCATCGACGAGCGAg TAAATAATCCCAAGAAAAGTGGATCTACTTTAAATGAGACATTTCTTGGTCTTCTGTATCCAACAGAGAATTACAAAGT GTATGGGTATCTGACTAACACAAAGGTCAAATTAATCATGGttatgactgatttagatgtCAAGGATGCAGATGTAAGAAGT GAGGTTCCATGCTGCATACGTAGATGCTGTCTCCAACCCCTTCCATGTTCCAGGGAAGACGACTACCTCCAAAAGCTTTGGACAAAGAGTTGGTAG
- the LOC103722724 gene encoding la-related protein 1C-like yields the protein MSPASDQSSCNHLSPCSAHPAPRGGGDGGLSAPWAQVVRGEPEAVPAASPSPPRPASISPPAPADRSPPYAEDAASSSMPPPPSSVPPPSESPDQGSNGNVAARGKKPAWNMPSNGFNEAGHVMGADSWPPLSESARASSKLSSSDSLKALSDGSVSAPPKPNSNHPNPNSSLNHAAPVRQKSIPNSKSMRRGGGGGGSSSGASTNGGSPPPLSPPASAETAQIIPDKQSGPEPSATVHPNGSNSNWHHGLRSNGFTPKQHGSGDHHGGYGGNRRGNSGGGRSHHGAYRSWRDHERGGYDWNPLRGFSGRDAHMLLPPQQHRGHPRPFPRQPPPSPAPFVSPPPHVRPFLSPMGFAEIPAPVYYIPAHPPLESLRNMPFVAHQVPHAIPPTMFVNGADHQRALLLKQIEYYFSSDNLCKDIYLRQRMDGQGWVHISLIAGFNRVKQLTNNIPYILDTIRGSDIVEVQGENIRRRNDWVNWILPSRPNQYSTSSRPSSPATSNYDSLAAGMHNVGLGERAANPDNTRGQTWAEEVLSRSASGHQNDLSHVGEPNGKGNGQGTGHTESD from the exons ATGTCGCCCGCCTCCGACCAGTCCTCCTGCAACCACCTCTCCCCCTGCTCCGCCCACCCCGCCCCCCGCGGCGGCGGTGACGGGGGTCTCTCCGCCCCCTGGGCCCAAGTCGTCCGCGGCGAGCCCGAGGCCGTCCCGGCCGCCTCCCCCTCGCCGCCGCGTCCCGCCTCGATCTCCCCCCCGGCGCCCGCCGATCGCTCCCCGCCTTACGCGGAGGACGCGGCCTCGTCGTccatgccgccgccgccgtcgtccGTGCCGCCGCCGTCCGAGAGCCCGGACCAGGGGAGCAACGGCAATGTCGCCGCCCGAGGGAAGAAGCCGGCTTGGAACATGCCGTCCAATGGCTTCAATGAAGCAGGCCACGTCATGGGGGCCGACTCCTGGCCCCCTCTCTCCGAGTCTGCCAGGGCTTCTTCTAAATTATCGTCGTCGGATTCTCTGAAGGCGCTCTCAGATGGATCAGTCTCTGCTCCTCCG AAGCCAAATTCCAATCACCCAAACCCTAATTCTTCTCTGAACCATGCGGCCCCTGTCCGCCAGAAATCCATTCCGAATTCTAAGTCCATGAGGCGTGGTGGTGGAGGCGGCGGCAGTAGCAGTGGTGCATCAACCAATGGTGGATCGCCACCACCTTTATCACCACCGGCTTCAGCCGAGACAGCTCAGATCATCCCTGACAAACAGTCTGGCCCAGAGCCTTCCGCCACCGTCCATCCCAACGGGAGCAATAGCAATTGGCATCATGGTTTGAGGAGCAACGGGTTCACACCAAAGCAGCATGGTTCAGGGGATCACCATGGCGGCTACGGTGGCAATCGCAGGGGCAACAGTGGTGGTGGTCGGTCCCATCATGGAGCCTATCGGAGCTGGAGGGATCACGAGCGGGGTGGCTATGATTGGAATCCTCTTAGAGGTTTTAGTGGGAGAGATGCTCACATGCTGCTTCCGCCACAACAGCATCGGGGTCATCCCCGGCCATTCCCCAGGCAACCTCCACCTTCTCCAGCACCGTTTGTAAGCCCTCCTCCACATGTCCGGCCTTTCTTAAGCCCCATGGGCTTTGCTG AAATTCCTGCTCCTGTATATTACATCCCAGCCCACCCACCACTTGAATCGCTCAGAAACATGCCTTTTGTTGCTCATCAAGTACCACATGCAATACCACCTACAATGTTTGTTAATGGAGCTGATCATCAGCGTGCTTTGCTTTTGAAGCAGATAGAATACTATTTCAG TTCTGATAACTTGTGTAAAGACATATACTTGAGGCAGAGGATGGATGGCCAGGGCTGGGTGCATATCTCATTGATTGCTGGCTTTAATCGA GTCAAGCAATTGACAAACAACATACCATATATATTAGATACGATACGAGGTTCAGATATAGTGGAAGTACAG GGCGAGAACATAAGGCGGCGTAATGATTGGGTGAATTGGATACTGCCATCACGACCGAATCAATATAGTACTTCTTCCAGGCCTTCCTCTCCAGCTACATCAAACTATGATTCTTTGGCAGCTGGTATGCATAATGTTGGACTAGGGGAGAGGGCTGCTAACCCCGATAATACGAGGGGCCAAACTTGGGCGGAGGAAGTTCTTAGTAGATCAGCATCTGGGCATCAGAATGATCTGTCGCATGTTGGAGAACCAAATGGAAAGGGGAATGGGCAAGGAACTGGCCACACAGAATCAGATTGA
- the LOC103722730 gene encoding transcription factor ABORTED MICROSPORES isoform X1, with translation MKAWPQSTMAEGLRPLVGTNGWDYCILWKLSQDQRFLEWMGCCCSGAEAQNGAALFTSAVSASKLPCRDVMFRHPRTRICDALEELPSSIPLDSSSGLRAQALITNDPIWQTKLPDSTISHQETVREKTMALVPVPGGLVELFASKHMAEEQQTVEFVMSQCTGIPYEQAEAMNMVNNSGDPIDPQQDQNSNLATSADGLQPWIPPQSMAVDPPNLPWDPSDQSRLYDSPLNLFSGPKNSDIFFDGSTADSYLSNKPPPAPLGSTIESSVAADMATAFRQSYVTSAHNLHSVTESSVSREVAGHEKESIKMDAARRADSGSEGSDQVDEDEEHRVAGRSGKRHHSKNLVAERKRRKKLNDRLLTLRALVPKITKMDRASILGDAIQYVMELQKQVKDLQDELEETNPEDDDGKQNGSNNNSNSQMEVPNQHGMMNQGLEHDDCPNGSRMIAMNNSNPMEQSQDLGHDDKGNQMEPQVEVRQVEGNEFFLKVLCEYKQGGFARLMEAMSSLGLEVTNANVTQFRTLVLNVFRVERRDNEVVQAEQVRNSLIEVTRDPNAGWPEPGQGKANGGGDYHHHHYHHGNHCHQHHQLNSHHHLHYHHHQP, from the exons ATGAAGGCCTGGCCGCAGAGCACCATGGCAGAGGGGCTGAGGCCCCTTGTGGGAACAAATGGCTGGGACTACTGCATCCTGTGGAAATTGTCTCAGGATCAAAG ATTTTTAGAGTGGATGGGCTGCTGTTGCTCTGGAGCTGAAGCCCAGAATGGAGCAGCACTATTCACTTCTGCTGTGTCTGCTTCAAAGTTGCCATGCAGGGATGTGATGTTTCGACACCCAAGGACAAGGATTTGTGATGCTTTAGAAGAGCTCCCTTCTTCCATTCCCTTGGATTCCTCTTCAGG GTTACGAGCGCAGGCTTTGATAACAAACGATCCCATATGGCAAACTAAACTGCCGGATTCCACGATCTCACAT CAGGAAACGGTTAGAGAAAAAACAATGGCCTTGGTGCCCGTGCCGGGTGGGCTTGTTGAGCTGTTTGCTTCAAAACAC ATGGCCGAGGAGCAACAAACCGTAGAGTTTGTCATGTCTCAGTGCACCGGCATCCCGTATGAACAAGCCGAAGCCATGAACATGGTTAACAACAGTGGAGACCCAATAGACCCGCAACAAGATCAGAACAGCAACCTCGCCACCTCCGCCGATGGCCTCCAGCCATGGATCCCTCCGCAGTCAATGGCCGTCGACCCTCCAAACCTCCCATGGGACCCCTCCGACCAGTCCCGGCTGTACGACTCTCCTCTGAACCTGTTCTCCGGGCCTAAGAACTCCGACATCTTCTTCGATGGGTCGACAGCGGACTCATACCTCTCTAACAAGCCCCCACCTGCACCGCTCGGTTCCACCATCGAAAGCAGCGTGGCCGCGGACATGGCGACCGCATTCCGGCAATCTTATGTGACTAGTGCCCACAATTTGCACTCGGTTACGGAGTCCTCGGTGTCTCGGGAGGTGGCGGGGCATGAGAAGGAGTCCATTAAGATGGATGCTGCTCGGAGAGCCGATTCAGGCTCGGAGGGCAGTGATCAGGTGGATGAAGATGAAGAGCACCGGGTGGCAGGCAGGTCCGGCAAGCGGCACCACTCGAAGAATCTGGTcgcagagaggaagaggaggaagaagctcAATGACCGGCTTTTAACTTTACGAGCATTGGTTCCAAAGATCACCAAG ATGGATAGGGCATCCATTCTCGGCGATGCGATACAATATGTCATGGAGTTACAAAAGCAAGTGAAGGATCTTCAGGATGAGCTCGAGGAAACCAATCCAGAGGATGATGATGGTAAGCAGAAcggaagcaacaacaacagcaaCAGCCAAATGGAGGTTCCAAATCAGCATGGGATGATGAACCAAGGACTGGAGCATGATGATTGCCCGAACGGCTCGAGGATGATCGCCATGAATAACAGTAACCCAATGGAACAAAGTCAGGACCTGGGCCACGACGACAAGGGGAACCAGATGGAG CCACAAGTGGAGGTGAGGCAGGTGGAGGGCAATGAGTTCTTTCTAAAGGTCTTATGCGAGTACAAGCAGGGAGGATTTGCCAGGCTGATGGAGGCCATGAGCTCCTTAGGCCTGGAAGTGACCAACGCCAATGTTACCCAATTCAGAACCCTGGTCTTGAACGTTTTCAGAGTGGAG AGAAGGGATAATGAAGTGGTGCAAGCAGAGCAGGTGAGGAATTCATTGATCGAAGTAACGCGCGATCCAAATGCAGGGTGGCCGGAGCCTGGACAGGGGAAGGCCAACGGTGGTGGCGACTATCACCACCACCACTATCACCACGGCAACCATTGCCACCAGCACCACCAACTCAACTCCCACCACCACCTTCACTACCATCACCATCAGCCATGA
- the LOC120104443 gene encoding uncharacterized protein LOC120104443, producing the protein MEEALPTTRIPPLQDFFTASEVAAAEQLVQLSESSGDSFPRRTLSSSSFASSSSPRSVNTRPPATAMVAEADEDDDEEQHEFGGAPRLRRRPRYRLIADLYAASALIDDETGGAEKRINGEERRSRQKRSRGGK; encoded by the coding sequence ATGGAAGAAGCCCTTCCCACGACTCGAATCCCTCCGCTTCAAGATTTCTTCACGGCGAGCGAGGTGGCGGCGGCGGAGCAGCTCGTCCAGCTTAGTGAGAGCAGCGGCGACTCGTTCCCCCGGCGAACCCTCTCGTCGTCCTCGTTCGCGTCTTCTTCATCTCCTCGATCCGTCAACACGCGGCCTCCGGCGACGGCGATGGTGGCGGAGGCCGACGAAGACGACGACGAGGAGCAGCACGAGTTTGGTGGGGCCCCGCGGCTGCGGAGGCGGCCGCGGTACCGTTTGATCGCCGATCTCTACGCTGCCTCCGCCTTGATCGACGACGAAACCGGCGGCGCTGAGAAGCGGATCAACGGAGAGGAGCGTCGCAGTCGCCAGAAGAGGAGCAGAGGAGGGAAATAG